A stretch of Desulfobacter hydrogenophilus DNA encodes these proteins:
- a CDS encoding YaiI/YqxD family protein, translating to MKIWVDADACPAVIKNILFKASQRTRLPLTLVANQSMHIPRLKWINLLQVAPGFDVADNEIVKRLEVGDLVITSDIPLAAQVLEKGGHALSPRGELYSSDSIKGCLHMREFKESLRAGGIDTGGPPPLTAKNRSAFASYLEKFISQYKKDNGQ from the coding sequence ATGAAAATATGGGTAGATGCCGATGCATGCCCAGCGGTGATTAAAAATATTCTGTTTAAAGCATCCCAGCGCACACGATTGCCATTAACGCTGGTTGCCAATCAATCCATGCACATCCCGCGATTGAAATGGATTAATTTATTACAAGTTGCTCCTGGTTTTGACGTTGCCGACAATGAGATTGTGAAAAGACTTGAAGTTGGAGACCTTGTCATCACAAGCGATATTCCTTTGGCCGCTCAGGTGTTGGAGAAGGGCGGTCATGCGCTCAGTCCCCGTGGTGAATTATATTCTTCAGACAGCATCAAGGGCTGCCTTCACATGAGAGAATTTAAGGAATCCTTGCGGGCCGGTGGTATCGATACAGGTGGCCCGCCGCCATTAACTGCAAAGAATCGCAGTGCGTTTGCAAGCTATCTGGAGAAATTCATATCCCAATATAAAAAGGACAACGGTCAATGA
- a CDS encoding translation initiation factor Sui1, protein MKNRDADSRLVYSTESGRICPSCGQQNAKCICKKKKAHPSPKGDGKIRVERSTKGRKGKGVTLISGLPLESAPLKELAKKLKQMCGTGGTVKNGVVEIQGDHRDLLTEHLRSLGYTAIKAGG, encoded by the coding sequence TTGAAAAATAGAGATGCTGACAGCAGACTTGTTTATTCCACTGAATCAGGCAGGATATGCCCGTCCTGCGGACAACAGAACGCTAAGTGTATTTGCAAAAAAAAGAAAGCACACCCAAGCCCCAAAGGTGATGGGAAGATCCGTGTGGAAAGATCTACCAAGGGAAGAAAAGGAAAGGGCGTGACCCTCATTAGCGGCCTTCCGCTTGAAAGCGCACCTTTAAAAGAGCTCGCTAAAAAACTAAAACAAATGTGTGGTACTGGCGGTACGGTAAAAAACGGGGTCGTCGAAATTCAAGGCGATCACCGGGACTTGTTGACTGAGCACCTTAGGTCGCTTGGATATACAGCCATAAAGGCCGGAGGGTAG
- a CDS encoding SagB/ThcOx family dehydrogenase, with product MKDDKLKKYRYFLKDSIRKTIAFQFTDQNQGVPVPPIEKSYPENATLIDLPGPDEWNGIPKTDLTHAIGNRKSRRVYLNQSLSLEELAYLLWCTQGVRGKRFQGHAYRNVPSAGCRHAFETYLAIFKVDDIEPGVYRYLPLSHQLVFEFEDDLLSEKMIIASLNQSYPGKSAVTFIWSAIPYRMEWRYGAAAHKVIALDAGHVCQNLYLACETIDAGTCAIAAYDQEELDELLGLDGEEEFSIYLAPVGKVKKTVTG from the coding sequence ATGAAAGATGATAAGCTCAAAAAGTATCGATACTTTCTCAAAGATAGTATCCGTAAAACAATTGCTTTCCAATTTACCGACCAAAACCAGGGTGTTCCAGTCCCGCCCATTGAAAAATCATACCCTGAGAACGCAACCTTAATAGATCTTCCCGGTCCTGATGAATGGAATGGAATTCCCAAGACAGATCTCACACATGCCATAGGCAACAGAAAAAGCCGCCGGGTCTATCTGAATCAAAGCCTGTCATTGGAAGAACTGGCATACCTGTTGTGGTGTACCCAGGGTGTCAGGGGGAAAAGATTCCAGGGCCATGCATACAGGAATGTACCTTCTGCCGGCTGTCGCCATGCTTTTGAAACCTATCTTGCCATTTTTAAAGTGGATGATATTGAACCCGGCGTTTACAGATATTTACCCCTTTCCCATCAACTCGTATTTGAATTCGAGGATGATCTGCTGTCAGAAAAAATGATCATTGCTTCCCTTAACCAATCTTACCCGGGTAAATCCGCCGTTACGTTCATCTGGTCTGCCATACCGTATAGAATGGAATGGCGGTATGGGGCGGCAGCTCATAAGGTCATTGCGCTGGATGCAGGGCATGTTTGCCAGAATCTCTACCTTGCCTGTGAAACTATTGATGCCGGGACCTGTGCGATCGCAGCTTATGACCAGGAAGAATTGGATGAATTGCTTGGTCTTGATGGTGAAGAGGAATTTTCAATATACCTGGCCCCTGTGGGAAAAGTAAAAAAAACGGTGACCGGATAA
- the trpB gene encoding tryptophan synthase subunit beta — translation MTKNYSRYPNQYPDSTGHFGDYGGSYIPPELQVEMDKITDAYLHICKTHKFIEELRSIRKHYQGRPTPVFHADRLSQLCGGAQIYLKREDLNHTGAHKLNHCMGEALLAKYLGKKKLIAETGAGQHGVAMATAAAYFGIKCEIHMGEVDIVKEAPNVIRMKLLGATVVPVSFGLKTLKEAVDSAFQAYLRDPITSIYCIGSVVGPHPFPMMVRDFQAVVGIESREQFLDMTGELPDVVCACVGGGSNAMGIFSGFINDPVKLVGVEPGGRSLNLGDHAATAAFGKPGIIHGFKCYLLQDEKGEPAAVYSIASGLDYPGVGPEHSLMKDDGRISYEIANDIEALDGFYTLGRVEGIIPALESAHAVAYSMKLAKEMGHGSILVNLSGRGDKDLDFVTETYGFNLDEAKKSLL, via the coding sequence ATGACAAAAAATTACTCCCGTTATCCCAATCAGTACCCCGATTCAACTGGACACTTTGGCGACTATGGCGGCTCCTATATCCCACCGGAACTGCAGGTGGAGATGGATAAAATTACCGACGCATATTTGCATATCTGTAAAACCCATAAATTTATAGAAGAACTTCGTTCTATCCGTAAACACTACCAGGGGCGCCCAACTCCGGTATTTCATGCAGACCGTCTTTCACAGCTCTGTGGTGGCGCTCAAATCTATCTCAAACGTGAAGATCTCAATCATACCGGTGCCCATAAGCTCAACCATTGTATGGGAGAGGCTCTCTTGGCCAAATATCTGGGCAAAAAAAAGCTTATCGCCGAAACAGGTGCAGGTCAGCATGGGGTTGCCATGGCAACAGCTGCTGCCTATTTTGGGATAAAGTGTGAAATCCATATGGGTGAAGTAGATATAGTCAAAGAAGCACCCAATGTAATTCGGATGAAACTGCTTGGTGCCACTGTGGTTCCTGTCTCCTTTGGTCTTAAAACCCTGAAAGAAGCTGTTGATTCAGCTTTTCAGGCCTATTTAAGGGATCCCATCACCTCGATCTACTGTATTGGTTCGGTGGTAGGCCCTCACCCCTTCCCCATGATGGTCAGAGATTTTCAGGCTGTGGTGGGAATCGAGTCCAGAGAACAGTTCCTTGATATGACCGGGGAACTACCGGATGTTGTTTGTGCCTGTGTCGGCGGTGGTTCTAACGCCATGGGTATTTTCTCAGGCTTTATCAACGATCCGGTTAAGCTGGTTGGGGTTGAACCCGGTGGTCGCTCTCTTAACCTTGGTGACCATGCCGCCACAGCAGCCTTTGGCAAGCCTGGAATTATTCATGGCTTTAAATGTTACCTGCTCCAGGACGAGAAAGGCGAGCCAGCTGCAGTCTACTCCATTGCCAGCGGCCTTGATTACCCAGGGGTTGGGCCTGAGCATAGCCTGATGAAAGATGATGGTCGTATCAGCTATGAAATTGCCAATGATATCGAAGCCCTCGATGGTTTCTACACCCTCGGTCGGGTTGAAGGCATTATCCCAGCTCTGGAGAGTGCCCATGCAGTGGCTTATTCTATGAAGCTTGCCAAAGAAATGGGGCATGGTTCCATTCTGGTCAATCTCAGTGGCCGAGGTGATAAGGATCTCGACTTTGTTACAGAAACCTATGGTTTCAACCTTGATGAGGCAAAAAAGAGTCTGCTCTAA
- a CDS encoding DUF4338 domain-containing protein, which translates to MPTLIKQHRFCGRNFSTDELLMIRDVVGICGGISRNELAHTVCELLDWKRPRGGLKARECNDFLERLENKGILELPEKRQTGHCGPQKCKKEITDNEPYSRLSGSVEEFAPLDLERVQSRKQRDLFKDFLSRYHYLGYAMPFGARIQYLVYVTRPSREVVGCIQFSSPAWRMKARDQWIGWDDERRGEALQQVVNNSRFLVLAKIRNLASSMLSASLEHLRCDWEEQYGVIPLLLETLVDQKLYHGGCYRAANWIELGRTSGRGRMDKANKRHGKAVKTILVYPLIKNARRRLKEGR; encoded by the coding sequence ATGCCGACACTTATAAAACAACACAGATTCTGCGGAAGAAACTTTTCAACGGACGAGCTGCTAATGATTCGGGACGTTGTGGGCATTTGCGGCGGCATCAGTCGTAATGAGCTGGCTCACACAGTATGTGAACTCCTGGACTGGAAGCGGCCCAGAGGCGGATTAAAGGCCCGGGAGTGTAATGATTTTCTGGAACGTTTGGAAAACAAAGGTATCCTTGAACTTCCTGAAAAAAGACAGACCGGCCATTGCGGTCCTCAAAAATGCAAGAAAGAGATAACTGATAACGAACCGTACAGCAGGCTTTCCGGGAGCGTGGAGGAATTCGCTCCCCTGGATTTAGAGCGTGTTCAAAGCCGGAAACAGCGCGACCTTTTTAAAGATTTTCTAAGCCGTTACCATTACCTGGGTTATGCTATGCCCTTTGGGGCAAGGATCCAGTATCTGGTTTATGTGACCAGGCCTAGTCGTGAAGTGGTGGGCTGCATTCAATTTTCCAGCCCGGCCTGGCGAATGAAGGCAAGGGATCAATGGATCGGCTGGGACGATGAAAGGCGTGGTGAGGCCCTGCAGCAGGTGGTTAACAACAGCCGGTTTCTGGTACTGGCCAAAATCCGCAACCTGGCAAGCAGCATGCTATCCGCATCCCTTGAGCATCTTCGATGTGACTGGGAAGAGCAGTACGGGGTTATTCCCCTTCTTCTGGAAACCCTGGTAGACCAAAAGCTGTATCATGGAGGATGTTACCGGGCTGCCAACTGGATCGAATTGGGCAGGACCAGCGGGCGAGGGCGAATGGACAAAGCCAACAAGCGCCATGGAAAAGCGGTGAAAACCATCCTGGTTTATCCGCTTATAAAAAACGCCCGGCGCCGCCTTAAAGAGGGGAGGTAA
- a CDS encoding ferritin-like domain-containing protein, which translates to MNKSNTLNILKNAFLMERQGKNLYEIARDKAEDESVKTFFQSLADDEQDHMDILEKQFKSYMSSGKFAAGGYDNDGGTEPAQDILSTAVKANINAASFEATAITAAIGFEQNAVKLYALRSEGAEDPEEKKLYKWLSLWEKTHLQQLISIQESFMDRIWEDNSFWPM; encoded by the coding sequence ATGAATAAGTCAAATACGTTGAATATTCTGAAAAATGCATTTCTCATGGAGCGCCAAGGAAAAAATCTTTACGAAATCGCCAGGGATAAAGCCGAAGATGAGTCCGTTAAAACCTTCTTCCAGTCCCTTGCGGATGATGAGCAGGACCATATGGACATCCTCGAGAAACAGTTTAAATCCTATATGAGCAGCGGAAAATTTGCAGCAGGCGGGTACGACAATGACGGAGGGACCGAGCCTGCCCAGGACATTCTCAGCACCGCTGTAAAAGCGAACATCAACGCCGCCAGCTTCGAAGCTACCGCCATTACTGCAGCTATCGGGTTTGAACAAAATGCCGTTAAATTATACGCACTCAGGTCGGAAGGGGCCGAAGACCCGGAAGAGAAAAAACTCTACAAATGGCTCTCGTTATGGGAAAAAACCCATCTTCAGCAACTGATCTCAATCCAGGAATCTTTCATGGACCGTATCTGGGAAGACAACAGCTTTTGGCCCATGTGA
- a CDS encoding tyrosine-type recombinase/integrase, which yields MAAKKRFKTKYAGVFYLEGTSAQGKPEKIYYIRYRKDGKAVEEKAGRQYQDDMTPARAAGIRAQRIDGEQQTNQEKRDTEQAKKTAEAGRYTIDKLWGEYSLNRRPGKGLDIDTSRYEKYIQSVFSDKEPKELVKLDVDRIRIQLLKKKSPQTVKHILNLLTWIINYGVKNNLCEGVSFHIQKPTVNNEKTEDLSPEQLTNLLSAIEADPCTPVGNMMKMALYSGMRRGELFNLKWDDVNFDTGFIWIRDPKGGKDQKIPMNDMARGILESIPRTKSPYVFFGKDGKKRVTLGRIGKRIREAAGLPKDFRPMHGLRHTYASMLASSGQVDMYVLQKLMTHKSPSMTQRYAHLRDDALKNGAGQIDDIFKKQAEGTQEKKIVNIQNKK from the coding sequence ATGGCGGCAAAGAAAAGATTCAAAACAAAATATGCTGGAGTTTTTTACCTTGAAGGGACATCAGCTCAGGGAAAACCTGAAAAAATCTATTACATTCGGTATCGAAAAGACGGGAAAGCAGTGGAAGAAAAAGCAGGGCGTCAATATCAAGACGATATGACCCCGGCCAGAGCAGCAGGTATCCGAGCGCAGAGAATTGACGGTGAACAGCAAACCAATCAGGAGAAGCGTGACACCGAACAGGCAAAGAAAACTGCTGAAGCCGGTCGATACACAATAGATAAACTGTGGGGAGAATACAGCCTCAACCGGAGACCTGGCAAAGGGCTGGATATTGACACCAGCAGGTACGAGAAATATATCCAATCAGTCTTTAGTGATAAGGAACCCAAAGAACTTGTCAAACTGGATGTTGACCGGATTAGAATCCAACTTCTCAAAAAGAAATCACCGCAGACGGTAAAGCATATCCTGAACTTGTTGACCTGGATTATCAATTACGGTGTCAAAAACAATCTGTGTGAAGGGGTGTCTTTCCATATCCAAAAGCCCACCGTCAACAATGAGAAAACCGAAGACCTGAGCCCTGAACAATTAACAAACCTTCTTTCAGCAATTGAGGCAGACCCGTGTACACCGGTGGGGAACATGATGAAAATGGCCCTGTATTCCGGCATGAGACGGGGAGAGCTTTTCAATCTAAAATGGGACGATGTTAATTTTGACACCGGTTTTATTTGGATTCGTGATCCCAAAGGAGGGAAAGATCAAAAAATCCCGATGAACGATATGGCCCGGGGGATTTTGGAAAGTATTCCCAGAACTAAAAGCCCTTATGTTTTCTTTGGGAAAGATGGCAAGAAACGAGTCACCTTGGGACGAATCGGAAAAAGAATCCGTGAAGCTGCCGGCTTGCCCAAAGATTTTAGACCGATGCACGGTTTAAGACATACATACGCCTCAATGCTGGCCAGTTCCGGGCAAGTTGACATGTATGTTCTCCAAAAACTTATGACGCATAAATCCCCCAGCATGACACAACGCTATGCCCATCTTCGGGATGATGCCCTAAAGAATGGCGCCGGCCAGATAGATGATATTTTCAAAAAACAGGCTGAGGGCACCCAAGAAAAGAAAATTGTCAACATCCAGAACAAAAAATAA
- the rhuM gene encoding RhuM family protein: MESDSNILIYEGQDGKVKIDVRLQDETVWLTQEQMALLFGKAKSTINEHIKNIFKEGELGEAQVIKKFGISEFQQKAPNYYNLDVIISVGYRVRSQQGTQFRIWATQRLKEYIIKGFTLNDERFKTGSSMNYFTELQERIREIRLSERFFYQKIKDIYTTSIDYDPRNEKTVLFFKTVQNKLLWAISQQTAAELVYRRVDASLPLMGMQSFDKKGNGAVTKKDVSIAKNYLDEDEMKLLGLLVEQYLAFSETMAQQQTPMYMKDWIQRLDAIIQLNGRELLTHAGKISRVVADERAAIEYAKYRHDRKKLKREESLKELERDIKQLSQKKNEK, encoded by the coding sequence ATGGAAAGCGATTCCAATATATTGATTTATGAAGGTCAGGACGGCAAGGTCAAAATAGATGTCCGGCTCCAGGATGAAACCGTGTGGCTGACCCAGGAGCAAATGGCGCTCCTCTTTGGCAAAGCAAAATCTACCATCAATGAACATATCAAGAATATTTTTAAAGAAGGGGAGCTGGGAGAAGCCCAGGTTATAAAGAAATTCGGAATTTCCGAATTTCAGCAAAAAGCTCCAAACTATTACAATCTTGATGTGATAATTTCCGTGGGATATCGTGTCCGATCTCAGCAGGGCACACAATTTCGAATATGGGCAACTCAACGCCTAAAAGAATACATCATCAAAGGGTTTACCCTAAATGATGAACGATTCAAAACCGGATCGTCCATGAACTATTTTACGGAACTTCAGGAACGTATCCGTGAAATCCGCCTCTCAGAGCGATTCTTTTATCAGAAGATCAAAGATATTTACACCACAAGCATTGATTATGATCCCAGGAATGAAAAGACAGTGCTGTTTTTTAAAACGGTTCAAAACAAACTGCTTTGGGCTATCAGTCAGCAAACAGCCGCCGAGCTGGTTTATAGACGTGTGGATGCCTCTTTACCCCTTATGGGCATGCAATCCTTTGATAAGAAGGGCAATGGTGCCGTCACAAAAAAGGATGTCAGCATTGCCAAGAATTACCTGGACGAAGACGAAATGAAACTCTTGGGCCTGCTGGTGGAACAATACCTTGCCTTTTCTGAAACCATGGCCCAGCAACAAACACCCATGTATATGAAAGACTGGATTCAGCGGTTGGACGCCATAATTCAATTGAACGGGAGGGAGTTGCTTACCCATGCTGGAAAAATTAGTCGTGTTGTGGCCGATGAAAGAGCCGCCATTGAATATGCAAAATATCGCCATGATAGAAAAAAGCTTAAACGTGAAGAAAGCCTAAAAGAATTGGAGAGAGATATCAAACAGCTCTCCCAGAAAAAGAACGAAAAATAG
- a CDS encoding helix-turn-helix domain-containing protein: MTERDKAPVKIGNTLKVKGFLNMGKKNTENVHPGYLGKGKRLRSIKETAEFLGIKPQTLYNMRNRRQGPDYVMVGGKPMYEDEAIDRYLDANRVCLSA, encoded by the coding sequence TTGACGGAAAGGGACAAAGCGCCGGTAAAAATCGGCAACACCCTAAAGGTTAAAGGATTTTTAAACATGGGCAAGAAAAACACCGAAAATGTACACCCCGGTTATTTGGGCAAAGGTAAGCGCTTGCGCTCAATTAAAGAGACCGCCGAATTTCTCGGAATCAAACCGCAGACCCTTTACAACATGAGAAACCGGAGGCAGGGACCGGATTATGTGATGGTCGGAGGCAAGCCCATGTACGAGGATGAAGCTATCGACAGATATCTTGATGCAAATCGTGTTTGCTTGTCTGCATAA
- a CDS encoding phage antirepressor KilAC domain-containing protein, with amino-acid sequence MFNKNNTPTPTCQINDPTMVNDLGCPYESSMLTFEIAELTGKRHDNVMRDARKILIELYDNSGLLNFEERYKAADGNLHPCYRLPKKEVLVLVSGYSIRLRMKIITRLEELEKKTRDPMAALNDPATMRQILLGYTERVLALESENKKMQPKALFADAVSASTSSILVGELAKIMRQNGIHTGQNRFFAWLRDNGYLIKRKGTDFNMPTQKSMELGLFEIKERTIVNPDESTRITKTSKVTGKGQQYFINAFMGRDTDALSVV; translated from the coding sequence ATGTTCAACAAAAATAATACCCCGACGCCAACATGTCAAATCAACGATCCCACCATGGTCAATGATTTGGGATGTCCTTATGAATCGTCCATGCTCACTTTCGAAATTGCAGAGTTAACCGGGAAACGACATGACAATGTTATGAGGGATGCAAGGAAAATACTGATTGAACTCTACGATAATTCCGGGCTCCTCAATTTTGAGGAACGTTATAAAGCAGCCGACGGCAATCTGCATCCCTGCTATCGCCTTCCCAAAAAAGAAGTTCTTGTCCTTGTATCCGGCTATTCCATCAGACTCAGGATGAAAATTATCACTCGCCTGGAAGAATTGGAAAAAAAGACCAGAGATCCCATGGCCGCCCTAAATGACCCGGCAACAATGAGACAGATCCTTCTTGGGTACACGGAACGTGTTTTGGCTTTAGAGTCAGAAAACAAAAAGATGCAGCCCAAAGCTTTATTTGCGGATGCGGTCAGCGCTTCAACATCATCAATTCTTGTTGGAGAACTTGCCAAGATAATGCGCCAAAACGGTATTCATACCGGTCAGAATCGTTTTTTTGCATGGCTTAGGGATAACGGATATCTGATTAAGCGCAAAGGGACTGACTTTAACATGCCAACGCAGAAATCAATGGAACTTGGCCTGTTTGAGATAAAAGAACGAACCATCGTTAATCCCGATGAGTCTACCCGTATCACAAAGACCAGCAAGGTGACCGGGAAAGGCCAGCAGTATTTTATCAACGCGTTCATGGGCCGGGATACCGACGCCTTGTCGGTAGTGTAA
- a CDS encoding bifunctional DNA primase/helicase, whose amino-acid sequence MSFESYGIHIHGSGAEIRTICPQCSPNRKKSKDQCLAVNTIDGVWLCHHCGWSGSLKKSDTKPIPYESKQTLPEKVVQYFESRGIPQGILEQERIGFEKSFGKGWIKFPYFYNSICVNVKYRTSQKDFRQEKGGKKCLYRRDKAMGSAKKELVLTEGEIDALSCLVAGYEAVSIPDGAPSENSKNFNTKFDFLKGTEKLFSRFDRIIIAGDNDAPGKRAVQELGRRIGVEKCFVVEYPAGCKDCNDVLKQHGNDELKAALESAKPFPVEGIVTPSSLTDIVLHEYCQGIQGGEKTGWRNLDEYYTVRPGELTIVTGIPGSGKSNFVDALAVNLIKNSMWRFGFFSPENWPLQRHAQTLIEKFLGKSFRPSRFGDRMSMDEAKEETEMLDDFVKFIAPKGEILSVDTILKYARILCLQFGIKGLVIDPWNEVEHLFKGLSETQYISQELTKIRRFARLNGIHIWIVAHPTKLQKNSQGKYDPPTMYDISGGAHWRNKADNGICVYRDFETNQTEIIVQKIRFKEIGKLGSAKLKYTYSGNYRAWE is encoded by the coding sequence ATGAGTTTCGAAAGCTACGGCATACATATCCATGGAAGTGGGGCAGAAATCCGCACAATCTGCCCACAATGCTCTCCAAACAGAAAAAAATCAAAAGACCAGTGCTTGGCTGTTAATACCATCGACGGTGTTTGGCTTTGCCACCATTGCGGATGGTCCGGTTCATTGAAAAAAAGTGATACCAAACCGATTCCATACGAATCAAAACAGACGCTGCCTGAAAAGGTCGTTCAGTATTTTGAATCCAGGGGCATCCCCCAGGGCATTCTTGAACAAGAACGGATCGGTTTTGAAAAAAGTTTTGGTAAAGGCTGGATCAAGTTTCCGTACTTTTACAATTCCATTTGCGTAAACGTGAAGTACCGGACCAGCCAGAAAGATTTCCGGCAGGAAAAAGGTGGCAAGAAATGCCTTTACCGCCGGGACAAGGCCATGGGATCAGCCAAAAAGGAATTGGTTCTCACTGAGGGAGAAATAGATGCGCTTTCCTGCCTTGTTGCCGGATATGAGGCTGTCAGTATCCCCGATGGTGCCCCGTCCGAGAATTCAAAGAATTTCAATACCAAATTTGATTTCTTGAAAGGCACGGAAAAGCTATTCTCACGATTTGATAGAATTATCATTGCCGGAGACAACGACGCGCCCGGTAAAAGGGCTGTTCAGGAATTAGGCCGGCGGATCGGTGTTGAAAAATGTTTTGTAGTTGAATATCCGGCTGGGTGCAAGGACTGCAACGATGTTTTAAAACAGCATGGCAACGATGAATTAAAGGCGGCCCTGGAAAGTGCAAAGCCGTTTCCAGTTGAAGGGATCGTGACCCCCTCAAGCCTTACGGATATTGTTCTGCACGAATACTGCCAGGGAATTCAAGGCGGGGAAAAAACGGGATGGAGAAACTTGGATGAATATTACACAGTCCGCCCCGGGGAACTGACCATTGTTACCGGCATACCAGGCAGCGGGAAATCTAATTTTGTGGATGCCCTTGCCGTCAATCTTATCAAAAACAGCATGTGGCGCTTTGGTTTTTTTAGTCCTGAAAACTGGCCACTGCAACGCCACGCCCAAACTCTTATTGAAAAATTTCTTGGAAAATCTTTCCGGCCATCACGGTTTGGGGACCGCATGTCCATGGACGAGGCCAAGGAAGAAACTGAAATGCTTGACGACTTTGTGAAATTCATTGCCCCCAAAGGCGAAATTTTATCTGTAGATACAATTTTAAAGTATGCCCGGATACTCTGCCTTCAATTTGGAATAAAGGGCCTTGTAATAGATCCTTGGAACGAAGTTGAACATCTTTTCAAAGGATTGTCTGAAACCCAGTATATTTCCCAGGAACTAACAAAGATCCGTCGTTTTGCCAGACTAAATGGAATTCATATCTGGATTGTGGCCCATCCAACCAAATTGCAAAAGAACAGCCAAGGAAAATATGATCCGCCTACCATGTACGATATCAGTGGTGGGGCTCACTGGAGAAACAAGGCAGACAACGGGATCTGCGTTTATCGAGATTTCGAAACCAATCAAACCGAAATCATCGTTCAAAAAATTCGGTTTAAGGAAATCGGCAAACTGGGATCAGCGAAATTAAAATACACCTATTCGGGTAATTACAGGGCATGGGAGTAG
- a CDS encoding HGGxSTG domain-containing protein, with product MNGAARCGAKTRSGEPCKNPAMPNGRCRMHGGKSTGPPKGSQNALKHGLYTQAAIKERRQIRELIKDSREFITCQSTPGPMP from the coding sequence TTGAACGGAGCCGCCCGGTGTGGCGCCAAGACAAGATCGGGGGAGCCTTGTAAAAATCCTGCTATGCCAAATGGCCGGTGCCGAATGCACGGTGGGAAATCAACAGGACCGCCGAAGGGCAGCCAGAATGCCTTGAAGCATGGGCTCTATACCCAGGCGGCAATAAAGGAACGAAGACAGATCCGCGAATTGATTAAAGATTCGCGGGAATTCATAACATGTCAAAGTACTCCTGGCCCCATGCCATGA